A single region of the Amphiprion ocellaris isolate individual 3 ecotype Okinawa chromosome 4, ASM2253959v1, whole genome shotgun sequence genome encodes:
- the tapt1b gene encoding transmembrane anterior posterior transformation protein 1 homolog, giving the protein MADSPSTGLAEEKEKEKEGRERDKKAANTDKTKEKDGATETLAFSDKNGTSKGKKRNLSDLSLVRFITTELTRGYFLEHNEAKYTERRERVYTCLRIPKELEKLMTFGFFLCLDAFLYVFTLLPLRVILALLRLFTVPCCGLSGSRLLQPAQVCDVLKGFIMVLCYSMMSYVDYSMMYHLIRGQSVIKLYIIYNMLEVADRLFSSFGQDILDALYWTATEPKEKKRAHIGVIPHFFMAVLYVFLHAILIMVQATTLNVAFNSHNKSLLTIMMSNNFVEIKGSVFKKFEKNNLFQMSNSDIKERFTNYILLLIVCLRNMEQFSWNPDHFWVLFPDVLMVMASEIAVDVVKHAFITKFNDISADVYGEYRASLAFDLVSSRQKNAYTDYSDSVSRRMGFIPLPLALLLIRVVTSSVKIQGSLSFMCVLLFYLGMITLKVLNSIVLLGRSCVFVKEANMEEKLFDPPPSVVSSRANSRAHRTKHVHTSAPQEPTADKAGISLTSEISQPTNMAQSAAPTLPKSDSDTFLTTPDEEDDDKIINADTGLEEDGLKHRTPKKDLLEIDRFTICGNRID; this is encoded by the exons ATGGCGGACTCGCCGTCGACAGGTCTggcagaggagaaggagaaggagaaggagggcaGGGAGAGGGACAAAAAGGCCGCCAACACGGACAAGACTAAGGAGAAAGACGGAGCCACGGAGACGCTGGCTTTCAGCGACAAAAACGGCACCAGTAAAGGCAAGAAACGCAACCTATCAG ACCTGTCTCTGGTCAGATTTATAACTACCGAGCTCACCAGAGGCTACTTCCTAGAACACAATGAGGCTAAATACACAGAGCGCAGAGAGAGGGTCTACACCTGCCTTCGCATCCCAAAGGAGCTGGAGAAG TTGATGACATTTGGCTTCTTCCTCTGCCTGGATGCCTTTCTCTATGTGTTCACCCTGCTGCCCCTCAGGGTGATTCTGGCCCTTTTACGGCTCTTCACGGTGCCATGCTGTGGCCTCAG TGGCTCCCGCCTGCTCCAGCCAGCCCAGGTGTGCGATGTGTTGAAAGGCTTCATTATGGTGCTCTGCTACTCGATGATGAGCTACGTGGATTACTCCATGATGTACCACCTCATCAGGGGCCAGTCTGTCATCAAACTCTACATCATCTACAACATGTTAGAG GTGGCAGACCGCCTTTTCTCATCATTTGGTCAAGACATCCTGGACGCTCTTTACTGGACAGCAACAGAACccaaggagaagaagagggcGCACATAGGCGTGATTCCTCACTTCTTCATGGCTGTTCTCTACGTCT TTCTTCATGCCATCCTCATCATGGTTCAGGCCACAACTCTCAATGTAGCCTTCAACTCCCACAACAAGTCTCTGCTCACCATAATGATGTCAAACAAT ttTGTTGAAATCAAAGGAAGTGTGTTCAAGAAGTTTGAAAAGAACAACCTTTTCCAGATGTCAAATAGTG ACATAAAAGAGAGGTTCACCAACTACATCCTCCTGCTCATCGTGTGtctgagaaacatggaacaaTTTTCATGGAACCCTG acCACTTCTGGGTGCTGTTTCCTGATGTACTCATGGTGATGGCCTCAGAGATTGCTGTGGATGTTGTCAAGCACGCCTTCATCACCAAATTCAATGACATCAGTGCTGAC GTATACGGGGAATACAGAGCCAGCCTTGCCTTTGACCTTGTCAGCAGTCGACAGAAAAAT GCTTACACAGACTACAGTGACTCGGTATCCAGAAGAATGGGCTTCATTCCTCTTCCTTTAGCTCTGCTG ctgatcaGGGTAGTAACCAGCTCAGTGAAGATCCAGGGTTCGTTGTCCTTtatgtgtgtgctgctgttttaCCTTGG GATGATCACTCTGAAGGTGCTCAACAGTATCGTCCTGCTGGGAAGATCTTGCGTGTTCGTCAAAGAGGCCAACATGGAAGAAAAGCTCTTCGACCCTCCACCCTCTGTCGTCTCCAGCCGTGCTAACTCCAGAGCTCACCGCACCAAACATGTTCACACTTCAGCGCCGCAAG AGCCCACAGCAGACAAAGCAGGAATATCCCTGACGTCAGAAATTTCCCAGCCCACCAACATGGCTCAGAGCGCTGCCCCCACGCTACCCAAGAGTGACTCAGACACATTCCTGACGACGCCGGACGAGGAGGACGATGACAAAATCATCAACGCTGACACGGGACTGGAAGAAGATGGACTCAAACACAGAACGCCCAAGAAAGACTTGCTGGAGATAGACCGCTTCACTATCTGTGGCAACCGGATAGACTGA
- the clrn2 gene encoding clarin-2, giving the protein MPSLWKRITFSTASVLCVLSAVLLVVALSTERWVTGRILCKTGVEIVNASRPEMDQFIGDIYYGLFQGGKAKKCGLGRRRSKIYIFPKLVQTLNGGLHIMVILFLLVAIGFALVSLSFCIYNARKVPYQSIKGPKGLYLWNCIAALFGALGVLCFLAAVRHHRLTERVANYRENLFVLVVLDDSLDWSFWLGVGSIATHFAVCGVVAMSRIKMPKPEPKKPEEPTISALDLLY; this is encoded by the exons ATGCCTTCTCTGTGGAAACGGATAACGTTCTCGACGGCCTCGGTGCTCTGCGTCCTCTCGGCGGTCCTCCTGGTGGTGGCCCTGTCCACGGAGCGGTGGGTTACCGGCAGGATCCTCTGTAAAACCGGGGTGGAGATCGTGAACGCGTCCCGTCCTGAGATGGACCAGTTCATCGGGGACATATATTATGGATTATTCCAGGGAGGCAAGGCCAAGAAGTGTGGACTGGGGAGAAGACGCTCCAAAATCTACA TTTTTCCAAAGCTTGTGCAGACGTTAAACGGTGGCCTTCACATCATGGTGATTCTGTTCCTGCTGGTGGCCATCGGCTTCGCACTGGTCAGTCTATCCTTCTGCATCTACAACGCTCGCAAGGTTCCCTACCAGAGCATCAAAGGGCCCAAGGGCCTCTACCTGTGGAACTGCATCGCTG CTCTGTTTGGTGCCCTCGGTGTTCTGTGTTTCCTGGCAGCTGTTAGACACCACCGTCTGACCGAGCGGGTGGCAAACTATCGAGAGAATCTGTTTGTCCTCGTTGTCCTGGATGACAGCCTGGACTGGTCCTTCTGGCTCGGTGTCGGCAGCATTGCCACCCACTTTGCCGTCTGCGGGGTGGTCGCCATGAGTCGGATTAAGATGCCCAAGCCTGAGCCCAAGAAGCCTGAAGAACCGACTATATCTGCTCTGGACCTGCTTTACTGA